In the Pseudoalteromonas tunicata genome, one interval contains:
- a CDS encoding TonB-dependent receptor plug domain-containing protein, whose product MTLPSQNPRALGIFSLGLMAISSIAYAKNNHAELDLFADINIEELLNITVSSASGLNETLRNAPAAMVIVSAKDISQRGYRSIEDVLMNLPGFDNSITYGNSNFTSYQRGYRTPFTQRTLVLLNGIVDNHLWTQEASLTSTYPISNIERIEILYGPASAVYGANAFSGVINIITKQAAQTLKNEHIQTVKVSKGSFNSDSIELSLAGASQAWQYNLSANLLQSDEPDIDDFAPWGYLSNEMLSNRAIWGPIVADQSLAQQCASDACPQRGYKHNYGQYHDSSRNWGLLADASYNNFTAGLILWQLNNGYGVYYPSDRAQPGSAWQRNSKQYYLKHYGQLTSQLKTKTLALYRENRLWGDWAEAYPVNPDLNTQNVLSAVSLSKWNSISNSWLVQQDYEWQRSEQLTFSAGLKYQEKSLTKAYEVCGYWEGSFCSTSTLSGVVLSTETSISKPSNPAYKMPADNLIKIKDKGLYLQGIWQLAQWRLNAGARYDHNSIYGSTVNPRLSAIHFLSDKSTLKLIYGEAFQEPSAAQLWGGWNGRAANENLKPEQVKNLELIYMFQQPNWLHDFSLFSARYDDVIKEEAENAGHRQNYGFEYRGQFKFDNPWYRHSAISGHIYYTYTKALSSVSYDHNIAAWVGEGVEQCALLTPTTYNPCQDQNIDVGDIAPHKINANLNIPLHERLNLNIGANWVSSKKLYLRNPLRDQQQDNASYLTLDTNLNYQIDNLLVGVRIKNLLDKQHYHSGVEAASSGNDFSQRSQGWHNSLIPQVGRNFVLSITITF is encoded by the coding sequence ATGACTTTACCCTCTCAAAATCCTCGTGCGCTTGGCATTTTTTCCCTTGGATTAATGGCTATTAGCTCTATTGCCTATGCTAAAAACAACCACGCCGAGCTTGATTTATTCGCTGATATTAATATTGAAGAGTTACTCAATATCACAGTCTCCTCAGCTTCAGGGTTAAACGAAACCTTACGTAATGCTCCTGCCGCTATGGTTATTGTTAGCGCAAAAGATATCTCGCAGCGGGGCTATCGCAGCATTGAAGATGTACTGATGAATTTACCTGGATTTGATAACTCAATCACTTATGGCAATAGTAACTTCACCAGCTATCAACGAGGATACCGAACCCCCTTTACTCAACGTACTTTAGTATTATTAAATGGCATAGTGGATAATCACCTTTGGACACAAGAAGCGTCATTAACCAGTACCTACCCAATAAGCAACATCGAGCGAATTGAAATTCTTTATGGCCCAGCGAGTGCGGTTTATGGCGCAAATGCTTTTTCAGGTGTGATTAATATTATTACCAAGCAAGCCGCTCAAACACTCAAAAACGAACATATTCAAACAGTCAAAGTGAGTAAAGGCAGTTTTAATAGCGACAGTATTGAACTTTCACTCGCCGGGGCATCGCAGGCTTGGCAATATAATCTCAGTGCCAATCTTTTGCAAAGTGACGAGCCTGATATCGACGATTTTGCCCCTTGGGGGTATTTAAGTAATGAGATGCTGAGTAATCGCGCAATTTGGGGGCCGATTGTGGCAGATCAATCCCTTGCGCAACAATGTGCATCCGATGCATGCCCGCAACGAGGTTATAAACATAACTATGGTCAATACCACGATTCGAGCCGAAACTGGGGCTTACTCGCTGATGCATCTTACAATAACTTTACTGCGGGACTTATTCTGTGGCAGCTCAATAATGGCTATGGCGTATATTATCCAAGTGATCGCGCTCAACCAGGTAGTGCCTGGCAACGAAACTCGAAGCAATATTATCTGAAACATTACGGACAATTAACGAGCCAATTAAAAACAAAAACCTTAGCCTTATACCGTGAAAATCGTCTCTGGGGTGACTGGGCAGAAGCCTATCCAGTCAATCCAGATTTAAATACCCAAAACGTCTTATCTGCGGTCAGCCTCTCAAAATGGAATTCCATCAGTAATAGCTGGTTAGTACAACAAGACTACGAATGGCAACGCAGTGAACAACTTACCTTCAGTGCAGGCCTCAAATACCAAGAAAAAAGCCTCACCAAAGCGTATGAAGTCTGTGGATATTGGGAGGGTTCATTTTGCTCAACCTCCACTTTGTCAGGTGTAGTACTAAGTACTGAAACATCAATCAGTAAACCAAGTAATCCCGCATACAAGATGCCTGCTGACAATTTAATTAAAATAAAAGATAAAGGGTTATATTTACAAGGAATTTGGCAATTGGCCCAGTGGCGACTTAATGCCGGTGCGCGCTACGATCACAACAGCATTTACGGCAGCACCGTCAATCCAAGACTGTCCGCAATTCACTTTTTATCCGACAAAAGTACCCTTAAACTCATTTATGGTGAAGCATTTCAGGAGCCCTCTGCCGCTCAATTGTGGGGCGGTTGGAATGGCCGTGCCGCGAATGAAAATTTAAAACCTGAACAAGTAAAAAACCTTGAACTCATTTACATGTTTCAACAACCAAATTGGCTGCACGATTTTTCGCTTTTTAGTGCTCGATATGACGATGTGATTAAAGAAGAAGCCGAAAATGCAGGGCATCGCCAAAACTATGGCTTTGAATACCGCGGGCAATTCAAGTTTGATAATCCGTGGTACCGGCATTCTGCTATCAGTGGCCATATTTATTATACTTATACTAAAGCGCTAAGCAGTGTCAGTTACGATCACAACATTGCCGCTTGGGTTGGCGAGGGAGTTGAACAATGTGCTTTACTGACACCAACAACATATAACCCTTGCCAAGATCAAAATATCGATGTTGGCGACATAGCGCCACATAAAATCAACGCTAATCTGAATATTCCGCTTCACGAGCGGTTAAATTTAAACATTGGCGCCAATTGGGTCTCAAGTAAAAAACTGTATCTACGTAATCCCCTTCGCGACCAACAGCAAGATAATGCCAGTTATTTAACCCTAGATACCAATCTGAACTACCAAATTGATAACCTATTAGTGGGTGTTAGAATTAAAAATCTACTTGATAAACAGCATTATCATTCAGGTGTTGAAGCCGCCAGCTCTGGCAATGATTTTAGCCAACGCTCACAAGGATGGCACAACTCGCTCATCCCTCAAGTTGGAAGAAATTTTGTCCTAAGTATCACAATTACTTTTTAA